AGCATGAGTAGACTGTTGAAAGGTGGGAAGTAATGGAGGTGAAGGGAATACTAGGGTGGTTGCCACAACATTAAATGAGCAAATAGATAAAAACACGCAACTCAGTCTTTGCTTGACCCTGAAACCTCTTGACGTCTGTCGTAGCCAGTGTGCAGTAGCCCGAATCCAACTGGTTCAGAACTTAgtgaaacatcacattttacaAAAGACACGTTAGTTCAGTTATCTCAGGAGTGACGGTAGAATGCAGATGGAGATGTTCCAGACCTCACCGATGGTCCTGAGCTTTGGGTTGTGACCAAAAGGATGACATTGCGGCCAAAATAAGCCTCCTTAGCCTAGACTTACCCTAAAGGCCCAGTCACCCCAGAGCACCTTCAAAGATCTAGCAGTAGTGAAAGCTGACTGCTGCACCCCCTTATGTTGCCAGTGTCTTGGCCAAAaggttgcacatgaacacactgcagagactACAGCCGATGGCCAACCAGCACAGGCtgtctgcacctgcatgagaggacaAAACTCATCATACCAGCAGACGGtgacattttctgtatttctcaTTCAAAAAGGGGAAACCAAAAGACTGTCTTCAACTGCTGAATCCATCCGTCTGTCCATTTTCAACAGCTTACCAAAAGCCatgtcgcaggggcagcaggctgagcagagtattccagacatccctcttccCAGTGACGCGTTCCAGGTCCTCCTGAGGGATTCTAAGGTATTCCCATGCCAGACGAGatgtataatccctccagtgtgtcctgggtcTAACCTGGGGCCAcccaccagttggacatgcatggaacacctctaacgagaggcacccaggaggatcctgatcaggtGTTGAACTACCTCAACTGACTCCTTTCtgaattggctgaaaaaaatcagacaagGGCCAACAAGAGCCAACAAGGGCCAATGGGGTAGGACACATCGCAAAGACTAGGGTAACAGACGCTCACAGGTGGCCCAATATTGACCTTTGGCTTgttgtgtcagggcctttagagaTAGGATCAGAAGCTCAGACATGAGGATGGAGCTCGGTGTATTACTCATCCATGTTTAAACAGGTTAAGaaggttcaacatctgatcaggatcttACAGGGTACCATCCTTTTTAGGTTTTCTGTGCATATCCAACTGGTAGAAGACCCAGGAGTCGACCTAGAACATGCTGGAAAGATCATATATCTAATCTGGCTTGGGAGAGCCTTGGGTACCCTTCAGGAGGAGCGAGGGATGCAGAAAATGGATACATGGATGGACAGATATGTTTCGTTGATTCCTCTTTCTTTGCATCTGTCCTTGCGTCTTCAGTAGGGGGACCAAGATACACAGAAAAGATGCAAGTGAGGGAAATGTGGGTGTCCCTCGCACCATTATTTCTgaccttttctgtttttatattcaCGATCAATCCCAGAATCCAGACCTGAAGATTGACCCTGAAACTAAAGGGTTTGGGGAGGGTACTTTTTATGTTGAGCCACTGGCGCTTTTCAGAAGTACACTCAATAATGTTGCTTGTTCTTTCAGAATCTCCTGCCATGTGCCAATTTAACCTCAAGTCCAACCTGCAGAAGaagttccagtgtgtgtttgaggggatCGCTAAAGCAGGAAACCCAACCCTTCTGAATCAGATCTACACAGAGCTCTACATCACAGAGGGAGGGACTGCAGAGGTCAATGATGAACATGAGGTCAGACAGATTGAAACAGCATCCAGGAAACCAGACAGACCAGAAACAACCATCAGACAAGAAGACATCTTTAAAGCCTCACCTGGAAGAGATGAACCAATCAGAACAGTGATGACAAAGGGAGTGGCTGGCATTGGGAAAACAGTCTTAACACAGAAGTTCACTCTGGACTGGGCTGAAGACAAAGCCAACCAGGACATACAGTTCACATTTCCATTCACTTTCAGAGAGCTGAAtgtgctgaaagagaaaaagtacAGCTTGGTGGAACTTGTTCATCACTTCTTTACTGAAACCAAAGAAGCAGGAATCTGCAGGTTTGAAGAGTTCCAGGTTGTGTTCATCTTTGACGGTCTGGATGAGTGTCGACTTCCTCTGGACTTCCACAACAATGAGATCCTGACTGATGTTACAGAGTCCACCTCAGTGGATGTGCTGCTGACAAACCTCATCAGGGGGAAACTGCTTCCCTCTGCTCGCCTCTGGATAACCACACGAcctgcagcagccaatcagatcccTCCTGACTGTGTTGACATGgtgacagaggtcagagggtTCACTGACCCACAGAAGGAGGAGTACTTCAGGAAGAGATtcagagatgaggagcaggcCAGCAGAATCATCTCCCACATCAAGACATCACGAAGCCTCCACATCATGTGCCACATCCCAGTCTTCTGCTGGATCACTGCTACAGTTCTGGAGGATGTGATGAAGaccagagaggaaggagagctgCCCAAGACCCTGACTGAGATGTACATCCACTTCCTGGTGGTTCAGACCAAAGTGAAGAACATCAAGtatgatggaggagctgagaCAGATCATCACTGGAGTCCAGAGAGCAGGAAGATGATTGAGTCTCTGGGAAAACTGGCTTTTGATCAGCTGCAGAAAGGCAACCTGATCTTCTATGAATCAGACCTGACAGAGTGTGGCATCGATATCAGAGCAGCCTCAGTGTACTCAGGAGTGTTCACACAGATCtttaaagaggagagaggactgtacCAGGACAAGGTGTTCTGCTTCGTCCATCTGAGTGTTCAGGAGTTTCTGGCTGCTCTTCATGTCCATCTGACCTTCATCAACTCTGGAGTCAATCTGATGgaagaacaacaaacaacatccCGGTGGTCTAAAGTcttcagagacaaacagaatCTGAAGTATCTCCACCAGAGTGCTGTGGACAAGGCCTTACAGAGTCCAAATGGACACCTGGACTTGTTCCTCCGCTTCCTCCTGGGTCTCTCACTGCAGACCAATCAGAGACACCTACGAGGTCTgctgagacagacaggaagtagcTCACAGACCAATCAGGAAACAGTCCAGTACATCAAGAAGAAGATCAACCAGGATCTGTCTGCAGAGAGAAGCATCAATCTGTTCCACTGTCTGAATGAACTGAATGATCGTTCTCTAGTGGAGGAGATCCAACAGTCCCTGAGTTCAGGACGTCTCTCCACAGATAAACTGTCTCCTGCTCAGTGGTCAGCTCTGGTCTTCATCTTACTGTCATCAGAAGAAGATCTGGACGTGTTTGACCTGAAGAAATACTCTGCTTCAGAGGAGGCTCTTCTGAGGCTGCTGCCAGTGGTCAAAGCCTCCAACAAAGCTCtgtaagtgtgtagaaattctgttaatttcatggtgctttaaATGTGCTGTTGATTGATTCAATTCTGTTCATTATTTCCTCTCCAGACTGAGTGGCTGTAACCTCTCAGAGAGAAGCTGTGAAGCTCTGTCCTCAGTTCTCAGCTCCCAGTCCTCCAGTCTGAGACACCTGGACCTGAGTAACAACAACCTGAAGGATTTAGGAGTGAAAATGCTGTTGGCTGGACTGGAGAGTCCACACTGTACTCTGGAAACTCTCAGGTCAGAtcacctctctctgtttctcctgtgttgtttgaATCTTTATCTTCAGGGGCCACAGTCACATGCTAACATCTGACTTCTGCAGAGATCTCTTTAACTAAGACATGCAGTCACTTATTCAGTCCGCTTATCTCCAGAATCACCTGTTAGCTTACTTATAGTGCCGGCTATAACGTACCTTTTAACTAAAAGCTTTGGGAAAATACGTAAAGGGGTGTGCACCAACTCCTCTTGGAGAAATCTGAGGTGGTTGCAAGCCAGATAAGATAATCCCTCTAACATGCTTTGGGTCTACTCTGTAGTCTCCTACCAGTCAACTTGGGCACCATACTTCAGCCCCCACAACACTCCATGGAGGACACGGTCTTCACCAAGCCTACAAAACACAAGTAGATAAGTAGGGAAAACATCCATGACCCTTCCAGtaaaatggactgcatttacaGTCCATTTTACTGGGCTCCTCCTGGATCTGAGGTATGACCCTTGGTCTGAGACTCTGGGACAGCACCAGGGTGTACGCTTACCCAGAGAGGCTCTAAAAGGCCGTGGtgcatagtggatagtgccggcgccccatgtacagaggcgatgcctcgctgcagcggtcgcaggttcaactcaggcttgcaaccatttctgcatgtcacacccccgctctctctctcacccctgtctcactctgtcctgtacaataaagacaaaaaacccagaaaaaataatcttaaaaaaaaacaaccaaaaaatagACCTGGTAGGAAATAGCCATCCCGCTAGCCACGTTAACATTcggaaacatagtgcccactgcccaccttTCAGTCTCcactagctagttagctaggcTTCGCCCTTGCCGGTGCACCAGCTTGGTTTGCTGGGAGCTAATGTCAGCTAGCTGCACCTCTCATGCGGTGATTACCACTAGTTACACTATCCCGACCCAACAGTATTACTGTGGAAACAGGTGTCCACCTTCCAGTCTTTCAGCAGGTTGTCCCAATGAGTAAACGGCTGGACTTTGAGCTGCAAACTTCTTTTAGCATCACTGTAAGCTGTGCCAGCATGCCACGTGGTGCTAGTTAataatgctaaaggggttttgtggctcaaaatgaagcttgcggggagactggagggtggctACCATGTCTCACAGCAATGTTGTCCTGTCACCGGGAGAGCTTTACAAATTGCAAATGAGTAGCACCACTAGCTAATTTAGCTCCCACCTGGCCAAGGTTGTTCACAGTGCAGAACGGCCAAGGCTAACggtagctaaccagtggagaccgaCATTTGCACAATGGACACTATATTTCCAAGTGTCAACGCGACTAGCTGGCTGTCTGTCAACAAAGTCAACATAAAATGAAGcaaaacattcaaatttcaccacctctaagtGGATAGACCTTTGAAATGTGGCGCCAAAGCTCACTGAGTCGATGGAGCTTCAGACTAAACAACAGGCCTTCTGTGTTTTgcttcattttgcattttttcttcaAAGTTAAATGGTTAGTTATCACTTATCAAGGGCTGACAACCCTCAGTACAACCAAAAGGTTGATTATTTGTCTTTGACTTGAGGTGTTCAGGCACTCTCTAGGACCCCCACCAGGAGACTACTCTGAGCTGCTGCTTGGTTCATAAATATGTTGTCACACAGAGGTGACCCTCTTATTTTCGGGGAAGAACTACAAGACAGCTGAACGGTCCACCTCTGGTACCAGCTCCAGTTCCCTCCCCAACAAAGAGACGACTTTCCACGTCCCCAGAACCAGGTGTCAGTGCAAGGGATTAGCGTGACTCGGTCTTTGCCCGACCACAGTCCCTGTCCCACTGCCTGAAAAAGTTAGGGAGTTATGTAACATTCATACCATTAGGTAAAACAATATGCCGATGATATGCTTTTTATATGTGACTGCTTGTCATTTGTCTTTACAGTCTGTCAGGCTGTCTGATCACAGAGGAAGGCTGTGCTTCTCTGGCCTCAGCTCTGAGCtccaacccctcccatctgagagagctggacctGAGCTACAATCATCCAGGAGACTCAGGAGTGAAGCTGCTGTCAGCTGGACAGAAGGATCCACACTGGAGACTGAACACTCTCAGGTATGAAGAGCCATTGTGTTGACCATAACAAAGAGAACCTGGTTTCTGGAATTTGTTACAATATACTGATTACGTTTGTTACTGGTGAGGGCTCAGTCACACGTGAGATAAGGCGAGTGATCAACACCTGCTAAGGCAATGTCCATACTATATGTGGGTAGTGCAGTGTGCAAACAAATACCACCACTTTGCGCAGTGCAGTCCACTAGCAAGCTTACTagtattcatccatccattttcatccgcttatctggggccaggtcgcgggggcagcaggccaagcaaagcagctcctcctgggggaccccaaggtgttcccaggccagatgagatatataatccctccagtgtgttctggttCTGCCCCAGgtcctcctaccagtgggacatgcctggaacaccttGAAGGTGAAGCTCCCTgcaggatcctgatcagatgcccgaaccaccacaactgacccctttcgacccatttccaagctccttaccctatctctaaggctaaacctcattctttctttccttcagtCACTacacagagctcatgaccatagctcagagttgggacgtagatggaccagtaaattgaaagcttcatcttccggctcagctcccttgTCACCACGACGGTCCGGCGCAGCGCCATCACACCGCACCAAACCGCAGATCCATCTCACGCCCCATGCttccctcactcatgaacaagaccctgagatacttgaactccctcacttgaggcagtaaaaCTCTCACAACCCGGAGGGAGCAACCCACcggtttctggcagagaaccatggcctcagatttggaggtgctgactcttatcccaaccgcttcacactcagaccgccccagtgcatgtgtgatgaagccaacagaaccacaaccaagtctgaggtccccaaactggaccccttTATCCCCCCTGAGTGCACCTCAAGATCTTGACcataaatatcacaaacagaattggtgacaagggacaaccctggtggaggccaacacccacggAAAACGTGTTTGACTTTACATATGTGAACACAGGTCTCACTGTGTTCATAAAGGGACAGGATGGCTCATAGTAGCGACCCCGGCACCCCATAATCCTTTGCCCCTGCTTGCTAATACATGTGGTGAAATATGGTCCTACGGGTACATGGTCCATGTTCTTACGTTCCATGCCCGTCTTTCGACTCACTGTCAGGCAGCGTCTCTCATGTGGGgcagtttgcatttttaataGCGAGCATAAGACGACAGCTGCCTAAACACAGCAGCATTCAGCGTCTCCTCCATCTCGGCCGCACTCAGGTAAAGACACGTCAACCACACAGAACCCTTTACTATTGTTTGAGCCTTTATCCGTCAGCGTTCACCAAAACTGAACTCCACACAATGCAAAGATGCAAATTTGTTTTGCCACTGGAAGTGAATGTTTTATTCACCCATTTGCTCGCATTGAATGGAAGCCAAAT
This genomic stretch from Epinephelus moara isolate mb chromosome 16, YSFRI_EMoa_1.0, whole genome shotgun sequence harbors:
- the LOC126403553 gene encoding NLR family CARD domain-containing protein 3-like isoform X1, which codes for MLICESMKSHHESTMTPPVPFETRLSFKTNLPGPGPGPELDPGPGPEPEPEPGPGLCPSCVSFRSDQSKSEPLLFKDGLFCPERRIHQRPVSPDPGSELSCVSLKSNHSKSEPLAFTDGLVSRRPGVGQESSEVPSGQSAQQHQTHLDSIFMLLEENILTFVKNELKKIQKVLSPDYPECFESQREDEEVLEGEDEEQRRSSREAFLKITLHFLRRMKQEELADCLQSKSPAMCQFNLKSNLQKKFQCVFEGIAKAGNPTLLNQIYTELYITEGGTAEVNDEHEVRQIETASRKPDRPETTIRQEDIFKASPGRDEPIRTVMTKGVAGIGKTVLTQKFTLDWAEDKANQDIQFTFPFTFRELNVLKEKKYSLVELVHHFFTETKEAGICRFEEFQVVFIFDGLDECRLPLDFHNNEILTDVTESTSVDVLLTNLIRGKLLPSARLWITTRPAAANQIPPDCVDMVTEVRGFTDPQKEEYFRKRFRDEEQASRIISHIKTSRSLHIMCHIPVFCWITATVLEDVMKTREEGELPKTLTEMYIHFLVVQTKVKNIKYDGGAETDHHWSPESRKMIESLGKLAFDQLQKGNLIFYESDLTECGIDIRAASVYSGVFTQIFKEERGLYQDKVFCFVHLSVQEFLAALHVHLTFINSGVNLMEEQQTTSRWSKVFRDKQNLKYLHQSAVDKALQSPNGHLDLFLRFLLGLSLQTNQRHLRGLLRQTGSSSQTNQETVQYIKKKINQDLSAERSINLFHCLNELNDRSLVEEIQQSLSSGRLSTDKLSPAQWSALVFILLSSEEDLDVFDLKKYSASEEALLRLLPVVKASNKALLSGCNLSERSCEALSSVLSSQSSSLRHLDLSNNNLKDLGVKMLLAGLESPHCTLETLSLSGCLITEEGCASLASALSSNPSHLRELDLSYNHPGDSGVKLLSAGQKDPHWRLNTLRVEPGGVQWLEPGLRKYYCELTLDPNTAHKFLQLSENNRKVTDLRKEHPYPDHPERFDYWPQVLCEDGLTGRCYWEVEWGGKVYIAVSYRTIGRNGDRDSSKFGGNDRSWCLSCTDGGYNAWHNNSGTLVPLPSSSNRVAVYVDCPAGTLSFYRVSSDTLIHLHTFNTTFTEPVYPGFGYGVKFNSFAHLCPP
- the LOC126403553 gene encoding NLR family CARD domain-containing protein 3-like isoform X2, whose translation is MKSDRSMGRLITFKDGRPSSDLLVGQESSEVPSGQSAQQHQTHLDSIFMLLEENILTFVKNELKKIQKVLSPDYPECFESQREDEEVLEGEDEEQRRSSREAFLKITLHFLRRMKQEELADCLQSKSPAMCQFNLKSNLQKKFQCVFEGIAKAGNPTLLNQIYTELYITEGGTAEVNDEHEVRQIETASRKPDRPETTIRQEDIFKASPGRDEPIRTVMTKGVAGIGKTVLTQKFTLDWAEDKANQDIQFTFPFTFRELNVLKEKKYSLVELVHHFFTETKEAGICRFEEFQVVFIFDGLDECRLPLDFHNNEILTDVTESTSVDVLLTNLIRGKLLPSARLWITTRPAAANQIPPDCVDMVTEVRGFTDPQKEEYFRKRFRDEEQASRIISHIKTSRSLHIMCHIPVFCWITATVLEDVMKTREEGELPKTLTEMYIHFLVVQTKVKNIKYDGGAETDHHWSPESRKMIESLGKLAFDQLQKGNLIFYESDLTECGIDIRAASVYSGVFTQIFKEERGLYQDKVFCFVHLSVQEFLAALHVHLTFINSGVNLMEEQQTTSRWSKVFRDKQNLKYLHQSAVDKALQSPNGHLDLFLRFLLGLSLQTNQRHLRGLLRQTGSSSQTNQETVQYIKKKINQDLSAERSINLFHCLNELNDRSLVEEIQQSLSSGRLSTDKLSPAQWSALVFILLSSEEDLDVFDLKKYSASEEALLRLLPVVKASNKALLSGCNLSERSCEALSSVLSSQSSSLRHLDLSNNNLKDLGVKMLLAGLESPHCTLETLSLSGCLITEEGCASLASALSSNPSHLRELDLSYNHPGDSGVKLLSAGQKDPHWRLNTLRVEPGGVQWLEPGLRKYYCELTLDPNTAHKFLQLSENNRKVTDLRKEHPYPDHPERFDYWPQVLCEDGLTGRCYWEVEWGGKVYIAVSYRTIGRNGDRDSSKFGGNDRSWCLSCTDGGYNAWHNNSGTLVPLPSSSNRVAVYVDCPAGTLSFYRVSSDTLIHLHTFNTTFTEPVYPGFGYGVKFNSFAHLCPP